One Solanum lycopersicum chromosome 4, SLM_r2.1 DNA window includes the following coding sequences:
- the LOC138347967 gene encoding uncharacterized protein, giving the protein MLKKLTDNLKEISHNTDVQRSKKTSHPLKCKRLKKSISQTLSMIIEKKEKEKKAKEEKEKEKEKKAKEENEKRAKKEKEREKNENEEKEKEKKEKQEKEKEKKKKSKDMEMEKEKEKQKEKVKAKKKGKKVKVVSCDVQQQYPFEGFNIDGEGQTELMSSFSQWIKEGLYKHHAENEYEDKIIDIVKGYAIPSGMSWHLTDDVHVPANSNWEFHLVLVVVALNERYIKVYDFMSSNRSNIKLSPEIQKMATMLPKYLKFSGFFEQWVNQLSSFTDHLLQQGGVVLIISTLSLIYIFSDTNIMAPVKRKLDIDTSDQTKIQKKARSKIHRKRNKNTTLLEKLATEAVSYSQEEVEFCQKKIEQRQVVEEEDGKQEVEEQGKINEVQEEGENKEVVVVAQQEKQMKFMKKNKNFMKISMLGNPGKTFRQIQGYPQEKSIGRFFQK; this is encoded by the exons ATGTTAAAAAAACTCACTGATAATTTGAAGGAAATATCTCATAACACTGATGTGCAAAGATCCAAGAAGACCTCACATCCTTTGAAATGTAAAAGgttgaaaaaatctatttctcaaACACTTTCTATGATTattgagaagaaagaaaaggagaagaaggcaaaggaggagaaggagaaggaaaaggagaagaaggcaaaggagGAGAATGAGAAGAGGGcaaagaaggagaaggagagggagaagaacgaaaatgaagagaaggagaaagagaagaaggaaaaacaggagaaggagaaggagaagaagaagaagtcaaAGGATATGGAgatggagaaggagaaggagaagcagaaagaaaaagtgaaagcgaaaaagaaagggaagaaagtcAAAGTTGTCAGTTGTGATGTGCAACAACAATATCCATTTGAAGGTTTTAACATTGACGGCGAGGGTCAAACTGAACTAATGTCATCCTTCTCGCAATGGATAAAAGAAGGTCTTTACAAGCATCATGCAGAAAA TGAATATGAGGACAAAATTATTGACATAGTGAAAGGGTATGCTATACCTTCTGGAATGTCTTGGCACTTGACGGATGATGTTCATGTCCCTGCAAATAGTAATTGGGAATTCCATTTGGTCTTGGTAGTCGTTGCATTGAATGAACGGTATATAAAAGTGTATGATTTCATGTCTTCAAATAGATCTAATATAAAACTATCCCCCGAGATTCAAAAGATGGCTACAATGTTGCCAAAGTACCTTAAGTTTAGTGGATTTTTTGAGCAATGGGTGAACCAACTT TCCTCCTTCACAGATCATCTTCTACAGCAAGGCGGTGTTGTCCTCATAATTTCTACTTTATCATTGATATATATCTTCTCAG ATACAAATATAATGGCTCCTGTCAAAAGAAAACTTGATATTGATACATCTGACCAAACAAAGATCCAGAAGAAGGCTAGGTCTAAAATTCATAGGAAGAGGAACAAAAATACTACACTTTTAGAAAAACTTGCAACTGAAGCAGTTTCTTATTCTCAAGAAGAAGTagaattttgtcaaaaaaaaattgaacaaagaCAAGTAGTGGAGGAAGAAGATGGAAaacaagaagttgaggaacaaggaaaaataaatgaagttcaggaagaaggggaaaataaagaagtagttGTTGTGGCacaacaagaaaaacaaatgaagttcatgaagaagaacaagaacttCATGAAGATTTCAATGCTA